The genomic window tgttcagattagtatggTTCATGTTCTGGATACTACCCACCAATCTTTGGGCATCCATAGATTGAGTGTGGTGGGTTACCGTATACACATTGTAGAGTGACACTGTGTGTCACTCCATTAGTGGGCGGTATTGTTGTAACAGGATATCTGTGCAGCGGCGTCGTGGTCgtcaccgtctccatttatcagtttctatctcttggatatgtcttctaactctttggctcggtctgtactcagcgtggctgaagggagacctTGAGCTAGAAGGAAAGgaaaagcaggactgtggacacaggtttccatcaggtccgcttttgATAGAAAGACATACTTttggcatgactcctgactgacaggttcagtacagtagaggacatgtattgatctgcccaccagtgatTCACTGGAGTGGGGCGGAGTGATGGGTGATAATAGTAGTAACTGGGTTACGATACTATTAGACCTGTCATAACAATGTGAtggaatgtgaggtcatctatctgcttgttcagattagtatgacCCATGTTCTGTTTTCTGCCCACTAATCTATGGGGTTCCATTGATTGAGTGAGGCGGCCTACTGggtacacaatgtagagtgacacttggtgtcattccattagtggtcggtagtgttttcacaggatattgaggcacatctatctgctagtacagattagtatggcttctattctggtgatctgcccactagtcattggcattgccattggactaggtggggcgggtctttaaccgatgacgcagtatattgtgacgcccgtatgGGTATAgtggttgcagtactgcgggaattggttgcagccattgctaggcctgaccttttcatttgatgggaagtgttgggctcggcagggagtacattttggagcgctacgctccgccttaaaccaataggagcagagctcccctatggggcggagctccacgatatagaacgattagttaccggagtgtaactccagttctatgagtggagcggagccccataggacttaaggccctgccgaccctctctagtctcgctgaagataaatatctcgggaggctgattgaggggaggcatcccctcttatagggacacctgtactcctattggctgcaggtgtgtgcataattttgtctcaggctgatactgccttagggcagtgggtaaaccaataggagcagagctcccctatggggctccgctccactcatagaactggagttacactctggtaactaatcgttctatgttgacagcctggtctcagagcaaaacGTATTATATTTTACTAAAGGCCGTACCGCTCCATTTAGTATATGTTACTTTACGTTAGGATACAttactagacataacatagtaaacgtaataATGTAAATCCGTATAACgtaaatgtctagcaacccaaaggttgcgtgtttgaatctcatcacggacaattttagctaattagcaactaatTATTACAtttgagctactttgcaactacactaaacaaaattataaacgcaacacgtaaagtgttggtcccatgtttcatgagccaaaattttccatacgcaccaaaagcttatttctctaacatttgtttatatccctgttagtgagcatttatcctttgccaagataatccatccacctgataggtatggcataatgaacacaattgcattttatcgatggcaatttgaatgcacagaaataccgtgacgagatcctgaggcccatttctttttaaaggtatctgagaCCAATAGATGCATATGTGTaaactcccgagtggcacagtggtctaaggcacttagctgtgccactagagatcctggttcgaatccaggcatggggcggcgcacaattggcccagcgtcgtccagggagggaatggccggcagggatgtagctcagttgtagctcagttggttgtggcagggatgtagctcagttggttgtgggttcgattcccacggggggccagtatgaaaaaataaaaaaataatgtatgcactcactaactgtaagtcgctctggataagagcgtctgctaaatgacttaaatgtaaatgtaaaaatgtgttcccagtcatgtgaaacccatagattagggcctaatgaatttatttcaattgactgatttcctcatatggaCTGTAAtccagtcaaatctttgaaagtgttgcatttatatttttgttcagtatacttagcatgttagttaacataaccttaacccttccaCCTAACCTTAATCCCAAACCCTAACGTAACAAATCATACTTAAGCAGTCGAACTTAATATATATCATACTAAACGGGTCAAAGCAGGCTGGTGTGATCAAGACGTAGGATACTATACATCCTACAATTCATATTATTTTATACGAACCACTATTACATTGGTAGGCCAATGTAATGTAACGTAACGTAAAGTaagatatcatactaaatggagctGCACAGATTTTAGTGAAATATAATACgttttgctctgagaccaggttgattgTGAAGTAACTGCATGTCTGCTTGTCTTTTTTTAGTGTTGAAACTGAAGAGGGTAAAGAGCCACCACCTCAAAGTGTCATACCTGCAGACCAAGAGTGTAGCATGCCAACAACAACTGCGGGAGAAAATGGAAATGGAACATTCACATGAGTGATCCTGATGAGGCTGCTGTCAATAACAGGAGAAAGAGAAGACTTGACTATGACAGGCAGTTTCGAATCAAACCATTAATGAATGATATTCGTCGTGCCTGCCTATCCAATTTCCACCCACGGCGAAACCTGTCTATACACGAATGGATTGTTCCATCAAAAGCTAAAAAAGGACTATTGGCAGAAAGCAAATCGAAGCACACTAAAAGGGATTTCAAGATGTTTGTCTTGACTGACTCCAGCAATGGTTATACTATGGACTATGTTGTTTACAGTGACAAGACCACTTTCCCGAATGGCTATGGGTTGGCTTACGATGCAGTGATGTCACTCATGAGGCCCTCCTACCTCGGATCAGGTTACCATCTGTACCTGGACGACTTCTCCAGTCCAAAACTATTCAAGAACTTATTAACCCTGAAAATGGGAGCGTGTGGTACCATGCGGGAAGCCAGACTGGGCTTCCCAAGATCAGAAGAAAATGCACTGACCAAGAAATCCCCAAGAGGATCTTTACGGTGGATAAGGGATGGCTCCCTGCTCTTTGTGAAGTGGAAGGATGCCCGGGAAGTGTCGATGGGTTCCACCATTCATCAAGTGTATGGAGGGGATACCATACAAAAGGGAGTGAAAAACAAGGATGACAGCTGGACCCGGAAGTCTATTCCAGTCCCTACGCCGGTTATGGCATACAATAAACGCAAGGGCAGTAGTCTCATATCTGATCAACTGATTCAATACTTTTCAGTCCAACAGAAAACAATGAGGTGGTACCACTGCTtattttaccactttgtggacatAGCGACTACGAACAGCTTCCTGATTCACAAGGAACTACGCAAGGAGAATGGGACTGAGCCAATGACCAAACAAGCATTTATAGAGAAACTTACGGCCCAGCTTTGTGGGGTGCCACTGTCCGAAGTGCATCCATCCAAAACAAGGAAAAGTAGACACACACCAGTCACTATCGCAAGGGTGAGGAGAGATGGATCAGAAGAAAACAAACGAATGCCTTGCCAACAATGCAAGAACAGTGGGAATGAAGATATAAGATCTAGTCAGTGGTGGTGCAACGCGTGCCAGGTACCACTCTGTGTGGGGATCAGGGATAGAAACTGCTTTTATCAATGGCATAAGTGAATCCATGCCATCTCCCCAGACCTGCATTTCAGTTATGCAGCCTGGGCTGGCACGAGCAAAAATAAAAGCTAGTGACACGTTTGTATGACTGGAGTGGGATAGCACTATTTTGTACGCGGGAGCTGTTTGCTTTAATGAACCGGTCATTGTAAAACTGTTTTAGAAAGAAGCTGACCTTGGTCTACCAACAGACCAGTAACGCCCAAACAGCGGTTCTACATTTACTTCTAGATAAACATTTAAGCCCCCCTAGGGGAGTTGTATTAAAGAACTACTTTCTTTCCCAATAATGTAATGGGCCTGAAGGTAAAATGTCACTGCTGGCCTAAAGAAAAAGTAAAAGGCCATGATGGTGTCTTGGTATCTCACTGTATCTtccaaacacaaacaaaatgtacTGTTTTACTGTAAAATGCAACTGGGGGAATgatcagtgccttcagaaaatattcataccccttgacttatttcacatttgttgtgttacagcctgaatttgaaatggaataaataatttttttcccttctcacccatctacacacaatagcccataatgacaaagtgaaagcatgtttttgtatttttgcaaatgtataaaaaaataataatacagatCTCATTTACTTAAGTgttcacaccactgagtcaatactttgtagaagcatatATGGCAGTGATTAAGTCTCTAAaacctttccacacctggattgtgcaacatttgcccatttattattttcaaaattcttcaagctctgtcaaattggttgttgatcattactagataaccattttcaggtcttgccatagtaGATTTAAGTCTGAACTATAACTCGGCCACTccggtcttcttggtaagcaactccagtgtagatttggccttgtgttttagtctattgtcctgctgaaaggtgaattaatctcccagtgtctgaaccaggttttcctctaggattcctTTATTTTCCGCTAactctaccacccctcccctaattggtgtaaactaatggacaacaacactttgACCTGGATTTGGCGCATGTGAAGGACTTATGTCCTTCCTTCTGTAGAAAGGCAAGTGAAACACAAGGCTGACAGCTGGAGCTGTACATCTATTCCAGTCCCTATGCCGGTTGTTGACTAGGATATACACAAGGAAAGTGTCAACTCGTCAGATCATCTGATTCAATACTTTTCAGGTCAACAGGAAACAATAAGGGGGTACAACAGCTtattttaccactttgtggacatGGAGACTACAAACAGCCATGCCATTCATACGGAGCTGTGCAAGGATGGGACTGCGCCCATGACCCACCAAGCATTCATAGAGGAGCTTACAACCCAGCTTTGTGGGGTGTCTGAGCTACCAGAACAATTTGAAGGCGAGAAATACACAATTGAGGGTGAGAActaaacacatacagtgagggaaaaaagtatttgatcccctgctgattttgtacgtttgcccactgtcaaagacatgatcagtctataattttaatggtaggtttaattgaacagtgagagacagaataacaacaaaataatccagaaaaacgcatgtcaaaaatgttatcaattgatttgcattttaatgagggaaataagtatttgggtcattgtcatgctggaatacccatccacgacccattttcaatgccctggctgagggaaggaagttctcacccaagatttgacggtacatggccccgtccagcatccctttgatgcggtgaagttgtcctgtccccttagcagaaaaacatccccaaagcataatgtttccacctccatgtttgacggtggggatggtgttcttggggtcataggcagcattcctcctcctccaaacacggcaagttgagttgatgccaaagagctcgattttggtctaatctgaccacaatactttcacccagttctcctctgaatcattcagatgttcattggcaaacttcagacggccctgtatatgtgctttcttgagcagggggaccttcacggcgtagtgtgttaccaattgttttcttggtgactatggtcccagctgccttgagatcattgacaagatcctaccgtgtagttctgggctgattcctcaccgttctcatgatcattgcaactccacaaggtgagatcttgcatggagccgcaggccgagggagactcACAGTTAttatgtgtttcttccatttgcgaataatcgcaccaactgttgtcaccttctcaccaagctgcttggcgatggtcttgtacatttacatttacattttagcagacgctcttatccagagcgacttacagttagtgagtgcatatatatatatttttttgtttgtttgttttctgttattattatttttttttatactggccccccgtgggaatcgaacccacaaccctggcgttgcaaacgccatgctctatcaactgagctacatccctgctggccattccctcccctaccctggacgaattgtgcgccgcccatgagtctcccggtcgcggccggctgcgacagagcctggattcgaaccaggatctctagtggcacagttagcactgcaatgcggcgccttagaccactgcgccacttgtagcccattccagccttgtgtaggtcttcaatcttgtccctgacatccttggagagcactttggtcttggccatggtggagagtttggaatctgattgattgattgcttctgtggacaggtgtcttttatacaggtgacaaaatgagattaggagcactccctttaagagtgtgctcctaatctcagctcgttacctgtataaaagacacctgggagccaggaatctttctgattgagagggggtcaaatacttatttccctcattaaaatgcaaatcaatttataacatttttgacatgcgtttttctggattttgttgttattctgtctaattaaaattatagactgatcatttgtttgtcagtgggcaaatgtacaaaatcagcaggggatcaaatacttttttccctcactgtacctatccCTGTTGAAACGTCTATCCCTGTCAAGAAGCAgggtgttataaaaaaaaaaggtcAGAAAGAAGTGCCTACAATGCAGGAAGTCACTATGGATTGTCGATTTAAAGTGCCAGATAGCACTCTGCATCAGGCCTGACAAACTGCTTTCATGAATGCCACCAGTGAAGCCCCTTTTGAATTGAGCGGAGGACAGCAGTAGAGGAAATGAGGTTGAGATTTTATATCTGCCACAAATATATTTTGAAAGAGCAACTTCTAGTCTTATTTTCATAACAGATTGTTGTTTTTCTGGAGGTGGACAAAAGTATTTTGAATGTGATACGTAAAACTGTCTTGACGACAAACTGACCAGAAGCGCACATTTACTACGGAGTATGGAAAGAGTACCACAGAGTATGGATATTCAGCGCCCCCTATTCAAATACTTTATTTGGAGCAAATAAATGTACCTGTCACGACTTCagccaaggctgcctcccctccttgttcgggcaggcttcggcgttcgtcgtcaccggagtactaaccactgccgccccaatcatcatcacacttgtcttgtcaatcacacacacctggttcctattccctaattagtctgtgtataagagTTCCTTCTGAGAGTacgtagctcggtggagctactcataacattgtgttgccagggtagattttccccctgtgcctatgtattattggattccgttacagtgtattgccagggatgtttgtttcccctgtgcctgtttcgttgatcgctatttgagcgcatgtgtgtgtcaacgaaggaataaactctgtattcggtgattaccctcctgcgcctgactcctttcaccacactcaccacaGTACCTCAGCGACGATAAATTGTTAACCACAAGCAGGGCAGGCTATGTTCAAACAAAGCTTTGTGTAGGTTTAACAAATGTACTGATGTAAAAATGTACTTAATAAAAATCATGTTTGGTTAAGCATCGGAGCGATTTTGTTGTGTAAAATACCTTGTGTTAGCAGAGTATTGTAAATATGAGGAAGCGGGACGTAACCCTTGAACAAAAGAGCCAGAATGGGCCTGTAGCGTGAGGTAGCTTGATGTAGGCCTACAAGTACACCCCCTCGACAGGATACTAGTCTGTCACAGGGCCTTACCACCCCCAAtccatctccttaatgctgagtgccaagcagagaggcCTTAACCTATTGAATGTGTCTTATGCTTGTCTGAAAGGAAAATGGATCCAGTACTACTTGGTGTTCAAGTTTCCTCTTTGGTCAATGTACTACACAAAAGTGTCTGCATAAAAACACTTAGTCCGGGATTGAATTTTATCACAGGCTATATGCATTGCGATTTTTAAAAGCTGCAATGCCTATAACCCGCAATGGGCTTGAATCCCGGCTCTACACTTACTCATCAATAAACGATACAAAAGCTACCATCTCCTTCTGCACTGCACAGTGCGCAATAGACCTCATGAGAGTGCCAAAGATCAGAGTTTTAGATCAGCATGTGGCTGCAACCTGAACCATTTCTTCTTTTGAATCCACCCCCCAAAATATGGCTCATTCTTCTCCAAATATATCATAAAATCACATTCTTGACCTATGCAAGCTGTTCTTTTTCCAACTGCTGCTACCTCCATCCAATTGTGTTACATTAAAGATAAATGATCCAGATGTGCATTTGAAATTATATGAATACCACATTTCTTGGCAGGAAATTTCATAGGACAGACTACCTTTAATttcatttattaatttttttagaaGCTTCACATGAACATGCTCGAAACATCAGAATCTGACAGGCAAGGTATGGTTATAATCTAAATTAACTATGTAAATGAGTGATTTAGATTTTTATAATATAAAGCAATCTTAATGAATGTTCAGACCAAGTAAAAAGCACAATTGACTGGACATGCAGAGTACATGGTCCACTTGGAACAAtgagcctgaattcaaaatgtattaaatatatttttttctctcacccttctacacaaaataccccacaatgacaaagt from Coregonus clupeaformis isolate EN_2021a chromosome 17, ASM2061545v1, whole genome shotgun sequence includes these protein-coding regions:
- the LOC121585585 gene encoding piggyBac transposable element-derived protein 4, which produces MSDPDEAAVNNRRKRRLDYDRQFRIKPLMNDIRRACLSNFHPRRNLSIHEWIVPSKAKKGLLAESKSKHTKRDFKMFVLTDSSNGYTMDYVVYSDKTTFPNGYGLAYDAVMSLMRPSYLGSGYHLYLDDFSSPKLFKNLLTLKMGACGTMREARLGFPRSEENALTKKSPRGSLRWIRDGSLLFVKWKDAREVSMGSTIHQVYGGDTIQKGVKNKDDSWTRKSIPVPTPVMAYNKRKGSSLISDQLIQYFSVQQKTMRWYHCLFYHFVDIATTNSFLIHKELRKENGTEPMTKQAFIEKLTAQLCGVPLSEVHPSKTRKSRHTPVTIARVRRDGSEENKRMPCQQCKNSGNEDIRSSQWWCNACQVPLCVGIRDRNCFYQWHK